In Dromiciops gliroides isolate mDroGli1 chromosome 5, mDroGli1.pri, whole genome shotgun sequence, the following are encoded in one genomic region:
- the GDF11 gene encoding growth/differentiation factor 11 produces the protein MVPAAPVLFCLLLLALELRPRGEAAEGPAAGGERGTQASEEPEGCPVCVWRQHSKELRLESIKSQILSKLRLKEAPNISREVVKQLLPKAPPLQEILDLHDFQGDALQPEDFLEEDEYHATTETVISMAQETDPAVQTDGSPHCCHFHFSPKVMFTKVLKAQLWVYLRPVPRPATVYLQILRLKPLSGEGTAGGGGGSGGGGRRHIRIRSLKIELHSRSGHWQSIDFKQVLHSWFRQPQSNWGIEINAFDPSGTDLAVTSLGPGAEGLHPFMELHVLENTKRSRRNLGLDCDEHSSESRCCRYPLTVDFEAFGWDWIIAPKRYKANYCSGQCEYMFMQKYPHTHLVQQANPRGSAGPCCTPTKMSPINMLYFNDKQQIIYGKIPGMVVDRCGCS, from the exons atGGTGCCCGCGGCCCCAGTGCTCTTCTGCCTCCTGCTCCTCGCCCTGGAGCTGCGGCCCCGGGGGGAGGCGGCCGAGGGCCCGGCGGCCGGCGGGGAGCGCGGGACCCAGGCGTCCGAGGAGCCGGAGGGCTGCCCCGTGTGCGTGTGGCGCCAGCACAGCAAGGAGCTGAGGCTGGAGAGCATCAAGTCGCAGAtcctgagcaaactgaggctcaaggaagcGCCCAACATCAGCCGCGAGGTAGTGAAGCAGCTCCTGCCCAAGGCGCCCCCCCTGCAGGAGATACTGGACCTACACGACTTCCAAGGCGACGCGCTGCAGCCCgaggacttcctggaggaggacgAGTACCACGCCACCACCGAGACCGTCATCAGCATGGCCCAGGAAA cGGACCCTGCCGTGCAGACAGATGGCAGCCCCCATTGTTGCCACTTCCACTTCAGCCCCAAAGTGATGTTCACAAAGGTGCTGAAGGCCCAGCTGTGGGTGTACTTGAGGCCAGTACCTCGTCCTGCCACCGTCTACCTGCAAATCCTTCGTCTCAAGCCCCTCAGTGGGGAAGGAACtgcagggggtggagggggaagtggggggggTGGCCGGCGCCACATCCGGATCCGATCCCTCAAGATCGAGTTACATTCAAGATCGGGCCACTGGCAGAGCATCGACTTCAAGCAGGTGCTGCACAGTTGGTTCCGCCAACCACAAAGTAACTGGGGCATTGAGATCAACGCTTTCGATCCCAGTGGCACTGACCTGGCTGTTACCTCCCTGGGGCCAGGGGCTGAAGGGCTG CACCCATTTATGGAGCTTCATGTGCTGGAGAACACAAAACGGTCCAGGCGGAATCTGGGCCTCGACTGTGATGAGCATTCGAGTGAGTCCCGGTGTTGCCGATACCCACTTACCGTGGACTTTGAGGCCTTCGGCTGGGACTGGATCATCGCACCCAAACGCTACAAGGCCAACTACTGTTCTGGCCAGTGCGAGTATATGTTCATGCAGAAGTACCCACATACCCACCTGGTGCAGCAGGCTAATCCCCGAGGCTCAGCTGGGCCCTGTTGTACTCCCACCAAGATGTCCCCCATCAACATGCTTTATTTTAACGATAAGCAGCAGATTATCTACGGCAAGATCCCCGGCATGGTGGTGGATCGCTGTGGCTGCTCTTAA